A window from Patescibacteria group bacterium encodes these proteins:
- a CDS encoding DUF1508 domain-containing protein, which produces MTNPRFVIYKDAAGYHRWRLQAINGEKVAASEAYSSKQASINSASRVKLIAWSADIVDSTI; this is translated from the coding sequence ATGACAAATCCTCGATTCGTCATTTACAAAGACGCTGCTGGATATCATAGATGGCGCCTTCAAGCCATAAACGGCGAGAAGGTCGCTGCGAGTGAGGCTTACTCCTCAAAGCAAGCCTCTATTAATTCTGCTAGTCGAGTAAAATTGATTGCTTGGTCGGCTGATATTGTGGACTCCACAATTTAG
- a CDS encoding DUF6653 family protein, translating into MTLEQKIAKAFRMDEKTRQRHSNPWSVYSRFSMIPLLGLAFWSRVWLGWWSLALIAVVLLWVWTNPRIFSAPKSTNNWASKIVLGEWVWMNRKNVPVPTHHQYAPNILSAIGAIGAIPFIWGLYALEIWPAVFGGVVIVISKLWFADRMVWLYEDMKDATPEYKSWLY; encoded by the coding sequence ATGACTCTTGAACAAAAAATCGCCAAAGCATTTAGGATGGATGAGAAAACTCGTCAACGACATTCAAATCCCTGGAGCGTCTATTCGCGTTTTTCCATGATCCCGCTCCTTGGTTTGGCATTCTGGAGCAGGGTATGGCTCGGTTGGTGGTCACTCGCGCTGATTGCTGTTGTGCTTTTATGGGTTTGGACAAATCCTCGAATTTTTTCTGCGCCAAAAAGTACTAACAATTGGGCATCTAAAATAGTGCTTGGCGAATGGGTTTGGATGAATCGAAAAAACGTACCTGTGCCGACACATCATCAATACGCGCCCAATATCCTTTCCGCAATCGGAGCGATTGGCGCAATCCCTTTTATCTGGGGCCTGTACGCGCTTGAAATATGGCCGGCGGTTTTTGGCGGCGTTGTTATTGTCATAAGTAAATTGTGGTTTGCGGACCGCATGGTATGGTTATATGAAGATATGAAAGACGCCACGCCAGAATACAAAAGTTGGCTTTATTGA
- a CDS encoding MopE-related protein, which produces MEKFKMGALCLVLWFLLPRNSEAEEFLYLPITRTPVITSGFCGYRTASGACHGGIDYDVRDDGDGIFAAADGVVEVAEDGWLNTYHGRRVYGNYVQILHDNGYRTIYAHFKRGSLEVSVGDEVSVGQLLGIGDNSGWSTGSHLHFEVRDSSGRKVDPYGDSPSYPNCGANHLWVNCPPTVWVDEDRDADTWTVEEGDCDDTNPNIYPGAVERCNGVDDNCADGVDEEPAASYACRDSVDCTIDACMVGAHVCTNRQNDAACEDGDPCTTNLCIILTGCRAIPKDTDLDGFVDISCGGDDCDDSNMAIRPDAAEKCNNIDDDCDTETDEDWLLLGTSCNVGFGECRRSGIWVCEPLERATVCDAEYISGTPELCDGLDNDCDTETDEDWPELGTACGIFPCDGTYVCSLGGSGSYCNASPGMPETCDGLDNDCDGETDESPAEFSCGDGNDCTVDSCVLGACRHFSRDRDGDTHGDDLCGGTDCNDLNPAVWEYAFSESRLTNSAGDSNSPAVAWTGSELGIVWEDWRAGIPNAEIYFARADTSLARIGDEVRVTNASWGSREPSLSWTGSEYGVAWYDLRVDSRSEVFFTRLDSTGLEIGDDIQLTDHFALSGASYELSLTWTGSDYGIVFQDSRLSSMDIFFVRLDSGGIAIAPEAPAISDSGPESFPVLVWTGSQYGLAYTVSIDGYQQIFFARFDSSGVRTGAVTRVASFDSGGRFYAETVDLVWQGREFALVWTKNMASGAREVYFRRLDAAGVPLAPEVLVATSPDIIYRVAIAWNGREYGVIWQESSGMLANVYFVRLAEAGSRLGTVIRISSTARNSEKEVVVWTGHEYVMAWSDNRDSDWEIYLGRVSCGW; this is translated from the coding sequence ATGGAAAAGTTCAAGATGGGCGCGCTGTGCCTGGTGTTGTGGTTTTTGTTGCCGCGCAATTCCGAGGCAGAAGAGTTTCTGTACCTGCCGATTACCAGAACGCCGGTCATCACTTCAGGTTTCTGTGGTTACCGGACCGCGTCTGGCGCTTGCCATGGTGGTATTGACTATGACGTTCGCGACGACGGCGATGGAATCTTCGCCGCAGCGGATGGCGTAGTTGAGGTTGCAGAAGATGGCTGGCTAAATACCTACCATGGGAGACGGGTGTATGGCAATTACGTACAAATACTTCACGACAACGGCTATCGTACCATCTATGCCCACTTTAAAAGAGGCAGCCTGGAAGTCAGTGTGGGCGATGAGGTCAGTGTCGGTCAACTTTTAGGAATTGGTGATAACTCTGGTTGGTCAACTGGCTCGCACCTGCACTTCGAAGTCCGCGATTCGAGCGGACGCAAGGTAGATCCTTACGGCGACAGCCCATCATATCCAAACTGTGGCGCAAATCACCTTTGGGTAAATTGCCCACCAACAGTGTGGGTTGACGAGGACAGAGATGCCGACACATGGACAGTTGAAGAAGGCGACTGTGACGACACAAATCCCAACATCTATCCCGGCGCGGTAGAACGCTGCAACGGCGTGGATGACAATTGCGCGGATGGCGTGGACGAGGAACCAGCGGCGAGTTACGCTTGCCGCGACAGCGTGGACTGCACCATTGACGCCTGCATGGTTGGCGCGCACGTTTGTACCAACCGTCAAAATGACGCGGCTTGCGAAGACGGCGATCCCTGCACTACAAACCTCTGTATTATTCTGACCGGCTGTCGCGCGATTCCCAAGGACACGGACTTGGACGGTTTCGTGGATATTTCCTGCGGCGGCGATGACTGCGACGATTCCAATATGGCCATCCGCCCTGATGCCGCGGAGAAGTGCAATAACATTGATGACGACTGCGACACGGAAACCGACGAAGACTGGCTGTTACTCGGAACCAGTTGTAATGTTGGCTTTGGCGAATGTCGGCGAAGCGGCATCTGGGTTTGCGAACCTCTGGAGCGCGCCACAGTCTGCGACGCCGAGTATATTTCTGGCACGCCGGAACTTTGCGACGGCCTGGACAATGATTGCGACACAGAGACTGACGAGGATTGGCCTGAGCTTGGCACGGCCTGCGGAATTTTCCCCTGCGACGGGACATATGTCTGTTCTCTTGGCGGCTCTGGTTCATACTGCAATGCCAGTCCTGGCATGCCTGAGACTTGCGACGGCCTGGACAATGACTGCGATGGTGAAACCGATGAATCTCCGGCGGAATTTTCCTGCGGCGACGGAAATGACTGCACGGTTGATTCGTGCGTGCTTGGCGCATGCCGACATTTTTCGCGCGATCGCGACGGCGACACTCATGGCGACGACCTCTGTGGTGGTACCGATTGTAACGATCTTAACCCCGCGGTTTGGGAATACGCTTTCAGCGAATCGCGGTTGACAAACTCGGCTGGAGATTCTAATTCCCCGGCCGTGGCGTGGACAGGTTCAGAACTTGGAATTGTTTGGGAAGATTGGCGGGCGGGCATTCCCAACGCGGAAATATACTTCGCCCGGGCAGACACTTCGCTCGCGAGAATTGGCGATGAAGTCAGAGTGACAAATGCCTCATGGGGATCGCGCGAACCGTCTCTGAGCTGGACTGGCTCAGAGTATGGTGTGGCTTGGTATGACCTTCGGGTTGACTCTCGTTCCGAAGTCTTCTTTACTCGGCTTGATTCTACTGGGCTGGAAATTGGCGATGATATCCAACTGACAGACCATTTTGCTCTTTCCGGCGCGAGTTATGAACTATCTCTCACCTGGACAGGAAGTGACTATGGCATTGTCTTTCAGGATAGCCGCCTTAGCTCAATGGATATTTTCTTCGTGCGGCTGGATTCCGGCGGGATAGCGATTGCTCCCGAAGCGCCTGCTATTTCAGACAGCGGACCTGAGAGTTTTCCAGTTCTTGTTTGGACAGGGAGTCAATACGGTCTGGCTTACACTGTTTCAATCGACGGCTATCAGCAGATCTTCTTCGCGCGGTTTGATTCTTCCGGTGTAAGAACAGGCGCCGTTACGAGAGTTGCCTCGTTTGATTCGGGCGGGAGATTCTACGCTGAAACAGTCGATCTCGTTTGGCAAGGCAGAGAGTTCGCTTTGGTCTGGACAAAGAACATGGCGAGCGGCGCGAGGGAGGTTTATTTCCGGAGATTGGACGCGGCTGGTGTACCACTTGCTCCTGAGGTTCTGGTTGCGACTAGTCCGGACATAATCTATCGCGTTGCCATCGCGTGGAATGGGAGAGAATACGGGGTTATTTGGCAAGAAAGTTCTGGCATGTTGGCCAATGTTTACTTTGTCCGGCTAGCTGAAGCTGGCAGTAGGCTCGGTACGGTGATCCGGATTTCAAGTACTGCCAGAAATTCGGAAAAGGAAGTCGTGGTTTGGACCGGTCACGAGTACGTCATGGCCTGGTCGGACAATCGCGACAGCGATTGGGAGATCTACCTTGGTCGCGTCAGTTGCGGCTGGTAG
- a CDS encoding radical SAM protein produces MKKAGEIQRKSLLYKSGVEYADYCINHAEGCSHGCRFPCYAMMMKKRCGVINSYEDWIKPKIVANALELLDKEIPKLKDKIKVVHLCFTTDPFMYKQKEISDLTLKIIKRLNDDNIKCTVLTKGVYPKELIDVEKYGGNNEYAITLVSLNEGFKKRFEPGAAPYEDRVKSLKYLHDHGLKTWVSMEPYPTPNLVDQDLKKVLAKINFVDKIIFGKLNYNIKVTEFQDNKDFYDGCAKIVINFCEKNNIGYHIKYGTQKKDNKKTEKIFRKDFVSEKQRRVDCLEPVYL; encoded by the coding sequence ATGAAAAAGGCGGGGGAGATACAAAGGAAATCGCTTTTGTATAAAAGCGGCGTGGAGTACGCCGACTATTGTATTAATCACGCCGAAGGCTGCTCACACGGTTGCAGGTTTCCTTGCTACGCCATGATGATGAAAAAACGGTGCGGTGTGATAAATAGTTATGAAGATTGGATCAAGCCCAAAATAGTTGCGAACGCCTTGGAACTTTTGGATAAAGAAATTCCAAAATTGAAAGATAAAATTAAAGTTGTTCACCTTTGCTTCACAACTGATCCATTCATGTATAAGCAAAAAGAAATTTCCGATTTGACTTTGAAAATTATAAAGAGACTGAACGACGATAATATAAAGTGCACGGTACTGACAAAAGGTGTCTACCCCAAGGAATTAATTGACGTTGAAAAATACGGCGGAAATAATGAGTATGCAATCACGCTCGTATCTTTGAATGAAGGATTTAAAAAAAGATTTGAGCCGGGAGCCGCGCCGTACGAAGATAGGGTAAAATCTTTAAAATATTTGCATGACCATGGATTGAAAACCTGGGTAAGCATGGAGCCGTACCCAACGCCGAACTTAGTGGATCAGGATTTAAAGAAAGTTTTGGCAAAGATTAATTTTGTTGATAAAATTATTTTTGGGAAATTGAATTATAACATTAAGGTGACAGAATTTCAGGACAATAAAGATTTCTACGATGGTTGCGCAAAAATTGTTATAAATTTTTGTGAGAAAAATAATATTGGATATCACATTAAATACGGAACTCAGAAAAAAGACAACAAAAAAACGGAAAAAATTTTTCGAAAGGATTTTGTTTCCGAGAAACAGAGACGGGTTGATTGTTTAGAGCCAGTATATTTATAG